Genomic DNA from Paenibacillus sp. KS-LC4:
GATCATTATTTCCGACGAAGCAGCTGTGCAGAAAACAAAGCTTAAGCAGCTCGGCAGAACCTTTTGCACCAGTAAGATTCAGCTCAAGGGTATGCCCATGGTGACCGTACACGGCGTGATGCTCGGACAAGTATCCGACGTTTATTTTCATCCATTTATGGGTACACCAATAGTAGGCTTTGAGCTTACGGACGGTTTTATATCGGATCTGATGGAAGGGCGCAAGTGGCTTAGAGCTCCCAAAGATTCAGATGCCGTGCTGCTTGGGGAAGACGCGATTATCGTTCCTGCTGTCAGTGAAGCAGAATTGGAGCCTGTCGCAGCTTCCAATTCAGAGAATAGGGAGAAATGAAAGATGATGAGATGTCCCAATTGCAATTCAAAAGATATAGGAAAAATAGGTTCCCATCAATTTTATTGCT
This window encodes:
- a CDS encoding photosystem reaction center subunit H produces the protein MIKLQQLIGLPVLVIHSGKREGTIKDAIFDSHWNVTGLVLESNGWFANVVKTVDWNAVLTCGVDAIIISDEAAVQKTKLKQLGRTFCTSKIQLKGMPMVTVHGVMLGQVSDVYFHPFMGTPIVGFELTDGFISDLMEGRKWLRAPKDSDAVLLGEDAIIVPAVSEAELEPVAASNSENREK